The Yoonia sp. SS1-5 genome contains a region encoding:
- a CDS encoding VOC family protein — protein MPIVSLQDTITIAMSVKDRHASVAWYQEKLGFTLLYHLDDAGWSEMQTLTKGVTLGFGEQAEPAPGNTVPVFGIADIATARRDLEAANVRFDGPTETIEGMVSTATFFDPDGNALMLAQDLSGEG, from the coding sequence ATGCCCATTGTTTCCCTGCAAGACACGATCACGATTGCAATGTCAGTCAAGGATCGCCACGCAAGTGTGGCGTGGTATCAGGAAAAGCTTGGCTTTACCCTGTTGTATCACCTTGATGATGCGGGCTGGAGCGAGATGCAGACGCTGACCAAGGGTGTAACCTTGGGGTTCGGAGAGCAGGCAGAGCCGGCCCCGGGCAATACTGTCCCGGTTTTCGGGATAGCCGATATCGCAACCGCCCGCCGTGATCTTGAGGCCGCAAATGTGCGCTTTGACGGTCCGACCGAAACCATTGAGGGCATGGTCAGCACCGCGACTTTCTTTGATCCGGATGGCAACGCATTGATGCTTGCGCAGGACCTGTCGGGGGAAGGCTAG
- a CDS encoding beta-galactosidase produces the protein MKRTLGVCYYPEHWPETQWADDAARMVATGLSWVRIGEFAWSRMEPSPGTLTWDWLDRAIAVLGEAGLKVVLGTPTATPPRWMIDKHPDMLPVDANGHVRKFGSRRHYDFSHLGYREECRRIARLMGERYGRNPHVAAWQIDNEYDCHDTTLSYSDDAKRGFQDWLAQRYQSTDALNRAWGNVFWSMDYDTFDQIELPNLTVTEPNHPHQLAFRRYSSDQVVAFNKVQVDELRKHTDAALIHNYMGRITTFDHWKVGNDLDIASWDSYPIGFLSDRIEGTPKEKQAFLRQGHPDNQAFHHDLYRAVGKGRLWVMEQQPGPVNWAPYNPAPLPGMARLWAWEAFAHGAETVCYFRWRQAPFAQEQMHAGLLRPDSEAAPALAEARQVADEIATMPPVGTAQADVALIFDYESAWAWDIQPQGADFDMFRLAFAAYRALRRAGLNIDILPPDASDLSGYKLVLAPGIMKLSDRLKAALRAFQGLALIGPRTDTKTDELSIPVPLGPDLPGLDTKVALTESLPPLAKVKLQDKGQFRHWFEHLEGEDTVYLTTTDGRPAIMGGKNLRYLAGWPDDKSFDQIITDLCKEQDIETHVLPKGLRIRDTDTHRFVFNYAAKSLPWKDITIPPAGVHWESR, from the coding sequence ATGAAACGCACACTTGGCGTCTGCTACTATCCAGAACACTGGCCCGAAACCCAATGGGCCGATGATGCGGCCCGCATGGTTGCAACCGGCCTGTCATGGGTCCGTATCGGTGAATTTGCCTGGTCCCGGATGGAGCCAAGCCCCGGCACGCTGACATGGGACTGGCTTGACCGGGCCATCGCGGTATTGGGCGAGGCAGGATTGAAGGTGGTTCTTGGAACGCCCACCGCAACCCCGCCCCGCTGGATGATCGACAAGCATCCCGACATGCTGCCGGTTGACGCCAACGGGCATGTCCGCAAATTCGGGTCCCGCAGACATTATGATTTCAGCCATCTGGGATACCGCGAGGAATGCCGCAGGATCGCCCGACTGATGGGCGAACGCTATGGCCGGAACCCGCATGTGGCCGCCTGGCAGATTGATAACGAATATGATTGCCACGACACGACGTTAAGCTATTCCGACGACGCAAAGCGCGGATTTCAGGACTGGTTGGCACAGCGGTACCAATCGACCGATGCGTTGAACCGGGCCTGGGGCAACGTCTTCTGGTCGATGGACTATGACACCTTCGATCAAATCGAACTTCCGAACCTGACGGTGACCGAACCCAATCACCCCCACCAGCTGGCATTTCGCCGTTACAGTTCCGATCAGGTTGTGGCCTTTAACAAGGTTCAGGTTGATGAGCTGCGAAAGCATACGGATGCAGCTTTGATCCATAACTATATGGGCCGCATCACAACTTTTGATCACTGGAAGGTCGGCAATGATCTGGATATTGCCTCATGGGATAGTTACCCTATTGGCTTCCTTTCGGATCGGATCGAAGGAACGCCCAAGGAAAAGCAAGCCTTTCTGCGGCAAGGCCATCCGGACAATCAGGCGTTTCACCACGACCTCTACCGCGCGGTTGGCAAAGGCCGTTTGTGGGTGATGGAACAGCAACCCGGCCCGGTGAACTGGGCGCCCTATAATCCGGCCCCGCTTCCCGGCATGGCCCGTCTCTGGGCGTGGGAGGCCTTTGCCCACGGTGCCGAAACCGTCTGCTATTTTCGCTGGCGGCAGGCCCCATTTGCGCAGGAACAGATGCATGCCGGATTGCTGCGCCCTGATAGCGAAGCTGCCCCTGCACTGGCCGAGGCACGGCAAGTCGCCGATGAGATTGCGACCATGCCACCGGTGGGTACGGCGCAGGCGGATGTTGCCCTGATCTTTGACTATGAAAGCGCCTGGGCCTGGGACATCCAACCGCAGGGCGCGGATTTTGATATGTTCCGCCTGGCCTTCGCCGCCTACCGCGCCCTGCGCCGCGCGGGGTTGAATATTGATATCCTGCCCCCCGACGCATCGGACCTGTCCGGCTATAAACTTGTTCTGGCGCCGGGCATCATGAAATTGAGTGACAGGCTCAAGGCCGCGCTGCGTGCCTTTCAAGGCCTCGCCCTGATTGGGCCCCGTACCGATACCAAGACAGACGAGCTGAGCATTCCTGTCCCGCTTGGCCCTGACCTGCCTGGTCTGGATACCAAGGTTGCATTGACAGAAAGCCTGCCACCGCTGGCCAAGGTCAAGCTGCAAGACAAAGGCCAGTTCCGGCACTGGTTTGAGCATCTTGAGGGGGAAGACACCGTCTATCTGACAACGACAGATGGGCGGCCAGCGATCATGGGCGGCAAGAATCTGCGCTATCTTGCTGGATGGCCTGACGACAAAAGCTTTGATCAGATCATTACAGATCTCTGCAAAGAGCAGGACATCGAAACACATGTCCTGCCCAAGGGCCTACGCATTCGCGACACTGATACGCATCGTTTTGTCTTTAACTATGCGGCCAAATCATTGCCGTGGAAAGATATCACCATCCCCCCCGCCGGGGTGCATTGGGAAAGCCGATGA
- a CDS encoding aldose epimerase family protein — protein MKPFGASAKGEDVHQISLSGGDLSLNLLTWGAVVQGLHLKGVDHPLTLGSSHLSDYEGTLRYHGSLIGPIANRISNARVRLDGIMYELERNEHGQIHLHSGAQATQLQVWDLIDRADDAVTLGLHLPDGMCGLPGNRDIRVTFKITARATLQMTVTGTTDAKTCMNFANHSYWNLDGSDTWAGHHLRVAADHVLPGTTHDYPTGEIADVTDTPMDFRTGQVVNPETHVFNQNFCVSDKRGPLQDVLWLTGKSGLQMILSTTEPGVQIYDGRVPNRPGRGTYEGLAIEAQCWPDAPNNPNFPSIIVTPDAPYEQITTWRFRTT, from the coding sequence ATGAAACCGTTCGGGGCCAGTGCCAAAGGCGAAGATGTCCACCAGATCAGCCTTTCGGGCGGGGATCTGTCGCTGAACCTGCTGACATGGGGGGCCGTCGTTCAGGGGCTGCATCTGAAGGGGGTCGATCATCCGCTGACCCTTGGGTCGTCCCATCTGTCGGATTACGAGGGCACCCTGCGCTATCATGGCAGCCTGATCGGCCCCATCGCAAACCGGATCAGCAATGCGCGCGTGCGGCTGGACGGGATCATGTACGAGCTTGAACGGAACGAACATGGCCAGATCCATCTTCATTCCGGCGCACAGGCAACCCAGCTTCAGGTCTGGGACCTGATTGATCGGGCCGATGATGCCGTCACGCTTGGCCTGCATCTGCCGGACGGCATGTGTGGTCTGCCGGGCAATCGCGATATCCGGGTGACCTTCAAGATCACCGCCCGCGCCACGCTGCAAATGACCGTGACCGGTACCACCGATGCCAAGACCTGTATGAATTTTGCCAATCACAGTTACTGGAACCTGGACGGGTCCGACACCTGGGCCGGGCATCACTTGCGCGTCGCGGCGGATCATGTCCTGCCGGGGACGACACACGACTATCCAACCGGCGAGATTGCAGATGTCACTGACACGCCGATGGATTTCCGCACCGGGCAGGTCGTCAACCCGGAAACACATGTCTTCAACCAGAACTTTTGCGTCAGCGACAAGCGGGGCCCTTTGCAGGATGTGTTGTGGCTGACCGGGAAATCCGGTCTGCAAATGATCCTGAGCACCACGGAACCGGGCGTTCAAATCTACGACGGGCGGGTCCCCAACCGGCCGGGGCGCGGCACATATGAGGGGTTGGCAATCGAGGCACAGTGTTGGCCCGACGCGCCGAACAACCCAAACTTTCCATCCATTATCGTGACGCCTGACGCCCCCTACGAACAGATCACGACCTGGCGGTTCCGGACGACCTGA
- the uraH gene encoding hydroxyisourate hydrolase has product MTGFLTTHVLDTANGIPAAGMRVDLYRIVADSREHVVRMVTNADGRTDTPILPQPSFAVGRYELIFQAGAYFGLSESPAFLDDIPIRFGISDPASHYHVPLLVSPFSFSTYRGS; this is encoded by the coding sequence ATGACGGGGTTCTTGACCACCCATGTGCTGGATACAGCAAACGGCATTCCCGCAGCGGGTATGCGGGTGGATCTGTATCGCATCGTTGCTGACAGCCGCGAACATGTTGTCCGGATGGTGACGAATGCGGACGGGCGCACCGATACGCCGATTCTGCCACAGCCCAGTTTTGCAGTGGGCCGTTACGAGCTGATTTTCCAGGCTGGTGCCTATTTCGGCCTATCCGAAAGCCCGGCATTTCTGGATGATATTCCGATCCGGTTTGGGATCAGTGATCCGGCCTCGCATTACCATGTTCCGCTGCTTGTCTCGCCCTTCAGCTTTTCCACTTACAGGGGAAGCTGA
- a CDS encoding cytochrome ubiquinol oxidase subunit I, protein MDTLILSRMQFAANISFHILFPTITIALGWVLLFFKIRFNQTGQERWMEAYRFWVKIFALSFAMGVVSGITMSFQFGTNWPGFMETVGNIAGPLLAYEIMTAFFLEAVFLGIMLFGFSRVPNWLHTIATFLVAFGTMMSAFWIIVLNSWMHTPQGFEMIDGVAHATDWSAIIFNPSMPYRFAHMVLASFLTCSFLIAGISAFRWLIGGRTAGVRVAMKTAIVAAALLIPVQILVGDMHGLNTKEYQPAKVAAMEGHWETASGVPLILFAIPDDEARENRFEIGIPKLASFILTHDWDGELKGLNDFVTEDGEILHPRVAPVFWSFRVMVGTGVLMLVVSWAAIGMMMWRKRGVEGLPKPMLYALVGMSFSGWLATLAGWYTTEIGRQPWLVQGVMTTKQAVADVPAPMVLSTLIAYLAVYVALLAAYIFVIFYLARKMSRGEDIGTRVAPSPAAQPRAIPAE, encoded by the coding sequence ATGGACACTCTCATTCTATCCCGCATGCAGTTTGCGGCAAATATTTCGTTTCATATCCTGTTCCCGACGATCACCATCGCTTTGGGCTGGGTATTGTTGTTCTTCAAGATCCGGTTCAACCAAACCGGCCAGGAACGCTGGATGGAAGCCTACCGCTTCTGGGTCAAGATATTCGCCCTGTCATTCGCAATGGGTGTGGTATCAGGGATCACAATGTCCTTTCAGTTCGGCACGAACTGGCCCGGCTTCATGGAAACCGTCGGGAATATCGCGGGACCGCTTCTGGCCTATGAAATCATGACCGCCTTCTTTCTGGAGGCCGTGTTCCTGGGCATCATGCTATTCGGCTTCAGCCGGGTTCCAAACTGGCTGCATACGATAGCAACATTCCTTGTTGCATTCGGCACCATGATGTCGGCCTTCTGGATCATCGTGCTGAACTCTTGGATGCATACGCCGCAAGGCTTTGAAATGATTGACGGGGTTGCCCATGCAACCGATTGGTCGGCGATCATTTTCAACCCATCCATGCCCTACCGATTTGCGCATATGGTGCTGGCCAGCTTCCTGACATGTAGCTTCCTGATCGCCGGGATCAGCGCATTCCGCTGGCTGATCGGGGGCCGGACCGCAGGCGTGCGTGTCGCGATGAAAACCGCAATTGTTGCAGCCGCTTTGCTGATCCCTGTCCAGATCCTCGTTGGCGACATGCACGGGCTGAACACAAAGGAATACCAGCCTGCGAAAGTGGCCGCGATGGAAGGGCATTGGGAGACCGCAAGTGGCGTCCCCCTGATCCTCTTTGCCATTCCTGATGACGAAGCGCGCGAAAACCGGTTCGAGATCGGGATTCCGAAACTCGCATCTTTCATCCTGACCCATGATTGGGACGGTGAATTGAAAGGGCTGAATGATTTTGTGACCGAGGATGGCGAGATTCTGCATCCACGTGTGGCACCGGTCTTCTGGTCATTCCGGGTGATGGTTGGGACTGGCGTGCTGATGCTGGTCGTCAGCTGGGCCGCGATTGGCATGATGATGTGGCGCAAGCGTGGGGTCGAAGGACTGCCCAAGCCCATGCTCTACGCGCTGGTGGGCATGAGCTTTAGCGGCTGGCTTGCAACGCTTGCGGGTTGGTACACCACCGAAATCGGCCGACAACCATGGTTGGTGCAGGGCGTGATGACAACCAAACAGGCTGTGGCTGATGTGCCCGCGCCGATGGTGCTGTCGACGCTGATTGCTTATCTGGCGGTCTATGTTGCGCTGTTGGCAGCCTACATTTTTGTCATCTTCTATCTGGCCCGCAAGATGTCGCGCGGCGAAGATATCGGGACACGTGTCGCCCCATCACCTGCGGCACAGCCCCGCGCAATTCCGGCGGAGTAG
- a CDS encoding cytochrome d ubiquinol oxidase subunit II: MNYFGDPAVWLPFVFAGLMGLSILIYVVLDGFDLGVGVLFPFADDEEKDRMIASIGPFWDANETWLVLAVGLMLVAFPAAHGEILTALYLPVAIMLIGLILRGVAFEFRAKAPAPQKTLWNNLFFAGSLMTALSQGFMLGMYVMGLDWTWAHAGFGVLTAAFLTVGYSFIGATWVIHKTDEYLQRKAVDWAKGGIWGLVLGIGAISVATPFVSARIFDKWFSWPEAVYLAPLPILSGLLVVWLWVMLRKMPFAGDRLSWLPFAAATALWVMAFGGMAYSFYPYVVPEKLTIYAAASAPESLFIILIGTCIVLPTIIGYTILAYTIFRGKATELRYD, translated from the coding sequence ATGAATTATTTTGGCGATCCGGCCGTCTGGCTGCCCTTCGTTTTTGCAGGGCTGATGGGCCTGTCGATCCTGATCTACGTTGTGCTCGACGGGTTCGATCTGGGTGTCGGCGTCCTGTTTCCCTTCGCAGATGACGAAGAAAAAGACCGGATGATCGCCTCTATCGGGCCGTTCTGGGACGCCAATGAAACATGGTTGGTGCTGGCCGTCGGCCTGATGCTCGTCGCGTTTCCGGCGGCCCATGGGGAAATCCTCACCGCACTCTACCTGCCGGTTGCGATCATGCTGATCGGGCTGATCCTGCGCGGGGTTGCGTTCGAATTCAGGGCCAAGGCGCCCGCCCCGCAAAAGACCCTGTGGAACAACCTGTTCTTTGCGGGGTCCCTGATGACAGCGCTGTCACAGGGGTTCATGCTGGGCATGTACGTCATGGGGCTGGACTGGACCTGGGCGCATGCGGGTTTTGGGGTGTTGACGGCGGCTTTCCTCACAGTTGGATACAGTTTCATCGGGGCCACCTGGGTGATTCACAAGACCGACGAATATCTACAGCGCAAGGCGGTCGATTGGGCCAAGGGCGGCATCTGGGGGCTGGTTCTGGGCATCGGCGCGATTTCGGTGGCCACGCCCTTTGTCAGCGCGCGCATTTTCGACAAATGGTTCAGTTGGCCCGAGGCGGTTTACCTCGCCCCCCTACCAATCCTGTCGGGACTGTTGGTCGTGTGGCTGTGGGTGATGTTGCGCAAGATGCCCTTTGCGGGCGACCGGCTATCATGGCTCCCCTTTGCCGCGGCAACGGCGCTATGGGTGATGGCATTCGGGGGGATGGCCTATAGCTTCTACCCCTATGTTGTCCCTGAAAAACTGACGATTTACGCGGCTGCAAGCGCGCCGGAAAGCCTGTTCATCATCCTGATCGGCACTTGCATCGTGCTGCCAACGATCATCGGCTACACGATCCTTGCCTACACGATTTTCCGGGGCAAGGCGACAGAGTTGCGGTACGATTAA
- a CDS encoding FAD-binding oxidoreductase, which yields MTILTEIAAIIGDKFVLTGQDAAPFATDWTGAYTATPRAVLRPADTGEVAAILKIAHRTATPVVPVSGHTGLTGGTLADDALMLSVDRLNTITAIDVKGRTATVGAGVILSSLHAAADEHDLIFPLTFGARGSAMIGGVLSTNAGGSNVLKYGNTRELCLGLEVVTADGRIMNLMSALHKDNSGLNLRQLMIGAEGTLGIITAAVMKLQPKPRAYATAMVAVQNLDDALMLLNILQDDTGGAVEAFEYMPRNYIDRHLALASGAEPPFATAYDVNIMVEVGATSQRDAAPDAHGQIPVVAALEDILGRMMEDGQVLDAVIAQNEAQRRKMWERREDAGEIAFQGGPFVNTDVAVPLDKISQFEAAVTPKIKAIDPDATELIVAHLGDGNIHHTTYVSRNDPDIMGRMVEAVEDVVQSLGGTFSAEHGIGVSKLDTMRRRKDPVALDAMRAVKNALDPKGILNPGKVIPD from the coding sequence TTGACAATATTGACCGAAATCGCGGCCATCATCGGCGACAAATTTGTGCTCACCGGACAGGACGCCGCCCCTTTTGCCACTGACTGGACAGGCGCCTATACAGCAACACCGCGCGCGGTGTTGCGCCCCGCTGACACTGGCGAGGTTGCGGCCATTCTCAAGATTGCGCACCGAACCGCGACACCTGTCGTGCCTGTGTCCGGGCATACCGGGCTGACGGGCGGAACACTGGCCGATGACGCGCTGATGCTCAGCGTCGACAGACTGAACACGATCACCGCAATTGATGTCAAAGGGCGCACGGCGACAGTTGGGGCCGGTGTTATCCTGTCATCCCTGCATGCAGCTGCCGATGAGCATGACCTGATCTTCCCGCTGACATTTGGCGCCCGGGGGTCGGCCATGATCGGTGGGGTCCTGTCCACTAATGCGGGCGGGTCCAATGTGCTGAAATACGGCAATACCCGCGAGCTGTGCCTTGGGCTAGAGGTTGTCACCGCGGATGGCCGGATCATGAATTTGATGTCAGCACTGCACAAGGACAATTCAGGACTGAACCTGCGCCAACTGATGATCGGCGCAGAGGGGACTTTGGGCATCATCACCGCCGCCGTCATGAAACTGCAACCCAAGCCCCGCGCCTATGCAACGGCGATGGTCGCTGTCCAGAACCTAGATGATGCGTTGATGCTGCTCAACATTTTGCAGGACGATACCGGCGGGGCGGTTGAGGCCTTTGAATACATGCCGCGCAACTATATTGACCGGCATCTGGCGCTCGCCAGCGGGGCAGAGCCACCCTTTGCGACGGCCTATGACGTCAACATTATGGTCGAAGTCGGGGCCACATCACAACGCGACGCCGCACCCGACGCGCATGGCCAGATCCCTGTTGTTGCAGCACTTGAGGATATTCTTGGGCGCATGATGGAAGACGGGCAGGTCCTGGACGCTGTCATCGCCCAGAACGAGGCGCAGCGACGCAAAATGTGGGAACGGCGCGAGGATGCCGGCGAAATCGCATTTCAGGGCGGCCCCTTCGTGAACACAGACGTTGCCGTGCCGCTTGACAAGATCAGCCAGTTCGAGGCCGCCGTCACCCCCAAGATCAAGGCGATTGATCCGGACGCAACCGAGCTGATCGTCGCACATCTGGGCGATGGCAACATCCATCACACCACCTATGTCAGCCGCAATGACCCCGATATCATGGGCCGCATGGTCGAGGCTGTTGAAGACGTGGTGCAGTCGCTAGGCGGAACATTCAGTGCCGAACACGGGATCGGGGTGTCAAAGCTTGACACGATGCGGAGGCGCAAGGACCCCGTGGCGCTGGATGCGATGCGCGCAGTCAAGAATGCACTGGACCCAAAAGGCATCCTGAACCCGGGCAAGGTGATACCGGACTAG
- the hemC gene encoding hydroxymethylbilane synthase: MTVNLPTPAASFNIGTRGSPLALAQAHETRSRLMAAFDLPQEAFKICVIKVTGDQILDKPLREIDGKGLFTREIEEALLDHNIDIAVHSTKDMPVEQPGGLILDTFLPREDVRDAFVSLKYKSLAALPDGAVVGTSSTRRRAQLAARYPKLQVVEFRGNVQTRLKKLADGVADATFLATAGLRRLNMDDVPYAPISPDDMLPAIAQGAIGIERRIADDRAAEMLAAIHDAETGHRLAAERAFLGGLDGSCETPIGGLAEIDGETLFLRGEILRPDGSLVLTDQLRVPVGEGAAAGAAMAARLLSKAGTDFFDA; this comes from the coding sequence ATGACAGTGAATTTGCCGACCCCCGCCGCCTCTTTCAATATTGGCACACGTGGATCCCCGCTTGCATTGGCGCAAGCGCATGAAACCAGATCGCGGCTGATGGCGGCCTTTGATTTGCCGCAGGAGGCTTTCAAGATTTGTGTGATCAAGGTCACTGGTGACCAGATCCTTGACAAACCATTGCGTGAAATCGACGGGAAGGGCCTGTTCACCCGCGAGATCGAAGAAGCGCTGCTTGACCACAATATCGACATCGCTGTGCATTCGACCAAGGACATGCCCGTTGAACAGCCCGGCGGGCTGATTCTGGATACATTCCTGCCCCGCGAGGATGTTCGCGATGCCTTTGTGTCGCTGAAATATAAATCACTTGCGGCACTACCTGACGGCGCCGTGGTGGGCACGTCATCCACGCGCAGACGGGCGCAATTGGCTGCCCGATACCCAAAGCTGCAAGTCGTTGAATTTCGGGGCAATGTTCAGACCCGTTTGAAAAAGCTGGCTGATGGCGTCGCGGATGCCACATTTCTGGCGACTGCGGGCTTGCGCCGATTGAACATGGATGATGTGCCATATGCGCCCATATCACCCGACGATATGTTGCCCGCCATTGCGCAGGGGGCCATCGGGATTGAACGGCGCATCGCTGATGACCGGGCCGCTGAAATGCTGGCCGCGATCCATGATGCGGAAACGGGGCATCGGTTGGCTGCGGAACGGGCCTTTCTGGGTGGACTAGACGGGTCATGTGAGACCCCGATTGGTGGCTTGGCAGAAATTGACGGGGAGACGCTTTTCCTGCGTGGCGAGATCTTGCGACCTGACGGGTCGCTGGTGTTGACCGATCAGTTACGCGTTCCCGTGGGCGAGGGGGCCGCAGCGGGCGCCGCTATGGCAGCGCGCCTTCTGTCCAAAGCCGGCACCGATTTTTTCGACGCTTAG
- a CDS encoding winged helix-turn-helix transcriptional regulator yields the protein MDINLLVKITARAWSLHILALLHDGVPGRQAALLSQMPAGRTAFAASMSHLVDLKLVERNPGHGHPLRPEFRLTPGGVQAARVAKRIVSAVGNPDGAAFSLLRRRWSVPILSITNAPTRFSDIKAALPSITDRALSQSLYRLEEQAWLRRSFDTSRRSPRPIYQAANTGAAISTILRPQNNWA from the coding sequence ATGGACATAAATCTGCTTGTCAAGATAACTGCCCGCGCCTGGTCGCTGCACATTCTCGCGCTTCTGCATGACGGGGTTCCGGGACGGCAGGCCGCTTTACTGTCGCAAATGCCCGCCGGTCGCACCGCCTTTGCCGCAAGCATGTCGCATCTTGTTGACCTGAAACTGGTGGAGCGTAACCCCGGCCATGGCCATCCGTTACGGCCCGAGTTCCGGCTGACCCCCGGCGGCGTGCAGGCGGCAAGAGTTGCAAAACGTATCGTCTCCGCTGTGGGGAACCCGGATGGTGCAGCTTTTTCATTGCTGCGACGGCGTTGGTCGGTGCCAATCCTGTCCATCACCAATGCACCGACACGGTTCTCAGATATCAAGGCCGCGCTGCCATCCATCACCGACCGGGCATTGTCGCAGTCGCTTTACCGGCTCGAGGAACAAGCATGGCTACGGCGGAGTTTCGATACCTCGCGCCGGTCGCCCCGCCCGATCTATCAGGCCGCAAATACCGGTGCCGCGATCAGCACGATCCTAAGACCTCAGAACAACTGGGCCTAA